A part of bacterium genomic DNA contains:
- a CDS encoding four helix bundle protein: protein MAQPDNDTAQTSHFNHENLRAYRYAIEFVSWCDALLEKVPKKFSVHDQLDRASTSIPLNIAEGNGKFSKKDRCRYLDIARSSALECAAGLDVVVAKKCVEGSEIKYGKNLLHTIVSMLVGLIRTFSKDD, encoded by the coding sequence ATGGCGCAACCAGACAACGATACCGCACAAACAAGTCATTTCAATCATGAAAATCTACGAGCCTATCGGTATGCAATCGAATTTGTTTCGTGGTGCGATGCGTTACTTGAGAAAGTACCTAAGAAATTCAGTGTTCATGATCAACTCGATCGAGCTTCCACGAGTATCCCACTCAACATCGCGGAGGGTAACGGAAAATTCTCGAAAAAGGATCGATGTCGTTATCTGGACATTGCTCGAAGCTCAGCTTTGGAATGTGCTGCGGGTTTGGATGTTGTTGTAGCTAAAAAATGCGTAGAAGGATCGGAAATTAAATATGGAAAGAACCTGCTTCATACAATCGTTTCGATGTTGGTGGGGTTGATTAGGACATTTTCGAAGGATGATTAA
- a CDS encoding radical SAM protein — translation MVKQSLLRRVTTTFKTGGFKAILYRTQIFVRRRFYRLLSYSQRMNAEVHGIDVPKEVVAACMYKARFKITNRSRIVWNATGSKTPSFSAAAIVVGPNGETYEQVQAVLTSDLGPGSSCEMDLTLEVPRKPGKYTLQVDLVRENCYWFTEIGRFVFETPILVTAHSASLFAARIPAIDITMDITNKCPLKCIQCRKTYFETFEEQRDMNFELFKRISAEVFPHARSVMLSSAGEPLMTKNLFDAVDITRSYNVREISFISAGFHLNASRAEKIVDNGVTRVEFSIDGASAPVYNKIRIGSDFDKVIKNITYLSEYKKKKKSRTPLLRFNYVLMKNNIHELPAFIDLAAKLGVEEVQSQHMVIFVGGIKEEALVFDKERSNQYISEAKERASQHGIRFYHPPLFDIGDEHTRKKSVLDGKIFTQEDQYDYERKTHPILNDGMQLCTDPWRKLYIDWQGMVYPCCVWKEEPLGDLTKSSFLEIWESVRYRELRKGLTTGKLGKSCAECSVITGGDVNSEQSYFFGQN, via the coding sequence ATGGTGAAACAATCGCTACTGAGACGAGTCACGACCACTTTCAAAACTGGTGGTTTTAAAGCCATTCTTTATAGAACGCAGATCTTTGTAAGGAGGCGTTTCTATCGTTTGCTCTCTTATTCACAGAGAATGAATGCAGAAGTGCATGGCATCGACGTGCCGAAAGAAGTGGTTGCGGCCTGTATGTATAAAGCGCGGTTCAAAATCACTAATCGAAGCCGTATTGTTTGGAACGCTACAGGAAGCAAAACTCCGTCATTCTCCGCAGCAGCTATCGTTGTAGGTCCGAATGGTGAGACATATGAGCAAGTGCAAGCGGTTCTGACAAGTGATTTAGGGCCCGGTTCAAGTTGTGAGATGGATCTGACCCTGGAAGTTCCACGAAAACCTGGAAAGTATACTCTACAGGTCGATCTCGTCAGGGAAAACTGTTATTGGTTCACAGAAATTGGTCGTTTCGTTTTCGAGACTCCAATTCTAGTAACTGCACACTCTGCTTCACTTTTCGCTGCGCGGATTCCGGCAATTGACATAACGATGGATATAACCAACAAGTGTCCGCTGAAGTGTATTCAGTGTCGCAAGACCTACTTCGAGACGTTTGAAGAACAACGGGATATGAATTTTGAATTATTCAAGCGGATTTCGGCTGAAGTGTTTCCTCATGCGCGCTCTGTGATGCTTTCGAGCGCCGGTGAGCCTCTCATGACGAAAAACCTCTTTGACGCCGTTGATATTACACGCAGTTACAATGTTCGGGAGATATCATTCATATCAGCCGGCTTTCATCTCAACGCCAGCCGCGCCGAAAAGATCGTCGATAACGGCGTAACCAGGGTGGAGTTCTCCATAGATGGCGCCAGCGCTCCCGTTTATAACAAAATCCGCATCGGCAGCGATTTCGACAAGGTGATTAAGAATATTACCTACCTGAGTGAATATAAAAAGAAGAAGAAAAGTCGCACTCCACTGCTGCGCTTCAACTATGTGCTCATGAAAAACAACATTCACGAGCTTCCTGCTTTTATAGATCTTGCCGCTAAACTGGGAGTGGAAGAAGTGCAGTCCCAACATATGGTCATCTTTGTTGGTGGAATAAAAGAGGAAGCACTGGTCTTCGACAAAGAGCGTTCGAATCAATACATCAGCGAGGCGAAAGAGCGGGCCAGCCAGCACGGAATCAGATTTTATCACCCGCCCCTATTTGATATTGGCGATGAACATACAAGAAAGAAATCGGTTCTGGATGGCAAGATTTTCACGCAAGAAGATCAATACGATTACGAACGTAAAACGCATCCAATTCTAAATGATGGAATGCAGCTTTGTACTGATCCCTGGCGCAAACTTTATATTGATTGGCAGGGAATGGTCTATCCCTGTTGTGTGTGGAAAGAAGAGCCTTTGGGGGATCTGACAAAAAGCTCATTCCTGGAAATCTGGGAATCGGTTCGATATCGAGAGCTCAGAAAGGGTTTAACCACTGGAAAGCTTGGAAAAAGCTGCGCAGAATGCTCAGTAATTACCGGAGGAGACGTCAACAGCGAACAATCCTATTTTTTTGGTCAGAATTGA